The following DNA comes from Musa acuminata AAA Group cultivar baxijiao chromosome BXJ1-4, Cavendish_Baxijiao_AAA, whole genome shotgun sequence.
CTCCTGAGCTCATCCTCCAAGTACAAGGACACATGCTCCTAGTAGGATATAGGTCACTGTGGCCTTTTAGTTAAGCACAGTGATACATTTATCTTGGAGGTGATCTTTAAAACTGTTTACATCTACATGTCAGCCTATGGATGTTAAGAATGGGTTACTCATAATTCTCTTCCCTTATATGCATTTATATACTTTGGTAGTAAGGGTGTGGTGATGAATGGCATGTCGGATAAGATATagggaaagcaagggcacatgggGCTAGCTACGGCTGCTCTTGAATCATTAGGCAGCACCAACTAACTGAGTGCAATAATCCATGGCATGTTCCAATCCATTAACTCTGGCATTTGTACCACAAGGTTGGCACAACTTATCAAAGAATGTCTTAGGGGGAAACAGAGTTATGGCCATGCCCCATATGCAGCATGGGGTTGAAGCAGGATGAAGTGATCCACACATGGCATGTTTTTTCCACTTGTACATCTCGGTTTGCAAATTCACATCAAGGTTTACGCTAACCGTGGAAGAACCACACACTAGAAGGGTAGTTTTGGCGATCACAAATCAGCATATCAAAAAGGATGCAACTCTCTCGGATGGTTAGGGTTAacaagtatttttattttttaattaaaattaaattagaaattttgatTGTGATATGAAAATAATGATACATGGATATTTAGATTGTCAATATTAAAATATCTTGTCAATCCATATCATCATCATGTCAATAATAGAATGTCTTGTCAGCTCGGATCATCATTTTCGAATGACTTTTTTAAGTCTGAATAATACTCAATaattttataatcttattttctGTGAAATACTTTTCGATTAAAGCTTAATACGAATAGTTACtcgaataatttataaaattctcaagtatgaaataattttcttttaatatagcatcttttttttctttcatattaACTTAAATATCGAAAAGATCTTACTCTAGTATGTATTTAATTGAGTCCTTGAATAATCTAAACaaattaatatatatgtatatataatgatTATAAAAGAAATTAAGCACTAATaagattgaaaattttaaaatttatgtaaGAGAATATATATTTGACTCGAGGGAAAAGTTTATTTATTGTGTTTACTATTATTCTTGGatagtgaattttcttttattttttattttctgttgaTTTTGATAATAAGTGTCGAGGCacataaaaatttatattgattattttaaATGTATAATTTCCGCCAACAGCATGGGAGAGAATAAGATACCAACCAGCGTGACTCGTTTGAGGGAAACCAGAAAGTGGCCCCACCCCCTCTCGAATTGCCGAGAGTTATCCACAGAAACAGCGAGCGCTCGCGGTGCGCAAACTGCCAACAGCGGCGGCGTCACCTTCATGTGGGCAGCGGGCCACGCACGGTTAAAGAGGCAGCAGCACCCGTGGTTGGGCCCGATGTCGGCCGCCCGCCCTCTCCCTCATTCAACGTGCCATgtctcccccctcccccctcccccctccctttTAGCATCCATTTGTCCTCCACCAGAATCGACAGCCATCGTCCGCTGATGCCTACCCAGCAACAGTAGCAGCTCGTGGACCGCCATCCCGTCTGCAGTGACCACCcagatttcgagctcgttaacCATGAACTTGGTCGAAAGATCTACCCCATAGTACAGACAGCTGCATTCAAGTCCTGTGTTCTTATCCTCGATTCACAGAGAAAAAAAAGGAGCTCCGGATGGGCGATTGGACCACTGTGGTTACTGAGGGCCAAAACCAACTTATCTGTAATTTGGATTTGCGTGAGCCTTTTGAACTGGCCACATGCCGCGTCTGAGTGTGTTAGCCTCTCACTCGCGCGTCCTACTCCTCACTCACCATCATCAATTCCTGATATGAACAGGGACGAGTAGGACAAGGAATCCCATTAATAAACGCACCGCCAGTCCTTTGTGGTTATTATCATATCGGCTTGCTTGCTCAAAGAATAATAGTAAAGGTTTTCTTTTCCAGATTTTGCCATTAGAATTAGAATCCAAATAAACCCAATAATTCTTTAGTTTCAGACTAACATAACATAAACCCAATAATTCTTTAGTTTCGAAACCGACGATTTCGATTCGATTTCCAAATTTTACAAATCAAAATCGAtcgattttttatattttaaattataaataattttaaataaaaaattataatttttaaaatctaaACCATCGATTACTATTCTCGAAAATCCAATTTATATGTTTCTATCTCGATCAAGAATGCTTATATGGTACAAGACTTGGTCCTTTCTTGATCATTTATCTATCTAGAGGTTCATGAGAGGAAGGATGGTTTGACTGCTGCTATCGAGCCACAACTCATTGCAGATCATGCACCTAGTGACTGTCTACAGGATCTACTGAGAACACAGAGATTATTATGCTATGCAAACACTAGAGATAAGGTAAGAAACACCGATAACATGGCCAAAAAACGAACATGAGAATTTAGCAACATATACCCAAGGTTTGTAAGGATGATAAAAGCCCATACAAGTAGCAACCAATGTCTTCAAGGCCATGTAGCGCGGATGATCACAATATATCTTGAGTTTACAGAACTCTTCTAAGGATACTTCTCAAACTGAGACTCATTGCAATGTGGATCCAGCCATATCTCTCGGTGAAGTCTTCAGCATGCTGCGGCTGCTTACTTTACCGCCAACGAGCTGTTGAAGTGTTTCTACCTTGTTCTTGCGCCCGGTTCCAGGAAATCTACCATCTGCTTCTCTTAGCTTATGTTTGAAGCGCTGCCTATGGCTAGATGCGTTCGACTCTTGTTGCCTGGCTTGAGGTGGAGCACCGTGAGGTCCCAAGTATATTGTCTCAGCTTCCCTGGTGGTCTGTTTAAAGCATATATTATTCGGTCCATATGAATCACATCAGCATATATGATTGGGAACAACTTAGTGAATAGCAGACATTGTAAGACTCACATTTGCCGGAGGTTTTGGACCCGTCACTCCAGGCACATTTGTGTTGGCAAGATCAGAATCACTGATAGCCAAGCTCGGGATCACAAATCCATCAGTATCTGTAACATCAACCCTTCACTTAATGCTACGCAACTAGTTCAAGGTACAGGGTGAACTACCATCACAGAAATGTACACATCCGAAACCATTAGTTCCATTCT
Coding sequences within:
- the LOC135643630 gene encoding uncharacterized protein LOC135643630; this translates as MDPSLNQSSPVAEEDDWDTDGFVIPSLAISDSDLANTNVPGVTGPKPPANTTREAETIYLGPHGAPPQARQQESNASSHRQRFKHKLREADGRFPGTGRKNKVETLQQLVGGKVSSRSMLKTSPRDMAGSTLQ